A single window of Rhipicephalus microplus isolate Deutch F79 chromosome 5, USDA_Rmic, whole genome shotgun sequence DNA harbors:
- the LOC119169721 gene encoding uncharacterized protein LOC119169721 has translation MMDSEAQRILLSLIQHQAPSSTEDAVLRTNMAGDVPRRGSEEMRMELRLPCVETGGDGTDTLHLPAPTASRSADGETGAQSKPSGSRRGGGAAEWTEGQTRLLLEYYLKYFPQIGPFKKFKNRKQAFKQISMDIEAVLGIAKTPEQCENRYKTVIRRRKASSDHNKRSGASPTPVPFDDEVKKIESIDDSIEPEVERDASGATFKASPESPAVLSPANTTEENKTQSSNPDTKPRVGTARLAHMQLFFTEMRALQEEKEAQKAARRQEKENRRAERQAERQVLREERRKMHEEKMEILRQAFGLPK, from the exons ATGATGGACTCGGAAGCTCAGCGCATCCTACTGTCTTTAATTCAACACCAGGCACCATCTAGTACGGAAG ATGCAGTTCTGCGTACAAATATGGCTGGCGATGTGCCAAGGCGAGGGAGCGAAGAAATGCGCATGGAGCTCAGATTGCCATGCGTTGAAACAGGAGGTG ATGGCACAGATACTCTGCACCTGCCAGCTCCCACTGCATCAAGATCAGCTGACGGGGAGACTGGTGCTCAAAGCAAGCCATCAGGCTCCAGGAGAGGAGGTGGAG CTGCTGAATGGACAGAGGGGCAAACAAGGCTGCTCCTAGAGTACTACCTCAAATATTTCCCTCAGATTGGCCCATTTAAAAAATTCAAAAACAGGAAGCAAGCCTTTAAACAAATATCGATGGACATCGAGGCTGTGCTTGGCATAGCCAAAACCCCAGAACAGTGTGAAAATAGGTACAAAACAGTAATTAGGCGTCGGAAGGCGTCTTCCGACCATAACAAAAGGTCTGGTGCTTCACCCACCCCTGTGCCTTTTGACGACgaggtgaaaaaaattgaaagcattGATGACAGCATTGAACCGGAGGTAGAGCGAGACGCCTCAGGGGCTACATTCAAAGCCTCGCCCGAATCTCCGGCCGTGTTGTcacctgccaacaccactgaGGAAAATAAGACGCAGTCCTCAAATCCCGACACGAAGCCACGGGTAGGAACTGCACGCCTGGCACACATGCAGTTGTTTTTTACTGAAATGAGGGCACTGCAAGAAGAAAAGGAGGCTCAAAAGGCGGCCAGacgtcaagaaaaagaaaatcgaaGAGCTGAAAGGCAGGCCGAGCGACAGGTGCTTCGTGAAGAGCGGCGCAAAATGcatgaagaaaaaatggagatTCTCCGTCAGGCCTTTGGACTTCCAAAATAA
- the LOC119170696 gene encoding putative nuclease HARBI1: protein MSGHTLSAILLTCLHFAASCRAVMAAAKRAWCSGSNDFNVVAADSGSERPPCLPSDSRMAEAAKRRRLAEVFDELDDVSSDSCWSSTSESSSSSSDDDDEVYAAAFQQLFSLPERRPKVEAYVTKTVASYSDEEFKRNFRVTRPVVDFLAAEFAKSPHCPQNSDHGGLPAKSAEEHILSFLWYAANKACIRDVAGRFEVAESTHHRMMGRVTAFLLDIAPNVIKFPSDLQKLAVDFEKLSGFPDTIGCVDGSYMPIRCPARKVRSVYINRHHYLSLTLQGVCDNKKRFLDASTGYPSKIHDARIFRRSRISSVLPQLCSSKYHIVGDAAYPFREYLMTPIRDYGNLDSIKKTFNARLSGTRVLIENTFGDLKNRFRQLHRLDMWTVDNMSKFIISCCVLHNLCIDCGDLPENLSRDLSLTSQTTNVDSSSSAVQVSSSSVAQQDSLLRGLASIKRDHLMIKMGLQNQQP from the exons ATGTCCGGACATACCCTCTCAGCAATCCTCCTCACTTGTTTACATTTTGCGGCGTCGTGTCGGGCGGTTATGGCGGCAGCGAAGCGTGCGTGGTGCTCGGGCTCGAACGATTTTAACGTCGTAGCGGCAGATTCTGGCAGTGAACGTCCACCTTGCCTGCCTTCAGATTCACGGATGGCGGAGGCagcaaaacgtcgtcgtcttgccGAAGTATTTGACGAGCTAGACGATGTCAGCAGCGATAGCTGCTGGAGCTCTACGTCCGAGTCGAGTTCAAGCAGcagcgacgatgacgacgaagtgTATGCAGCAGCGTTTCAGCAGCTCTTTTCTCTGCCAGAGCGAAGGCCGAAAGTGGAAGCATATGTTACAAAGACGGTGGCTAGCTACTCCGACGAGGAG TTCAAAAGAAATTTCCGCGTCACGCGGCCGGTCGTGGACTTCTTggcagcagaattcgccaagtcaCCGCACTGCCCTCAGAACAGTGATCATGGTGGCCTGCCTGCCAAGTCGGCTGAAGAACACATTCTCTCCTTTCTTTG GTATGCAGCCAACAAAGCATGCATTAGAGATGTCGCTGGCCGCTTTGAAGTCGCAGAAAGCACTCACCACAGAATGATGGGCCGAGTAACTGCATTCCTGCTCGACATAGCACCGAATGTAATCAAGTTCCCCAGTGACCTGCAGAAGCTTGCTGTGGATTTTGAGAAG cTGTCGGGATTCCCAGACACAATTGGGTGTGTTGACGGAAGCTACATGCCTATCAGGTGCCCAGCCAGGAAAGTGCGATCTGTTTATATAAACCGGCACCATTACCTATCCTTGACACTTCAAGGTGTTTGTGACAACAAGAAGAGGTTTCTTGATGCCAGCACTGGCTACCCAAGCAAAATTCATGACGCACGCATTTTCCGTCGGTCCAGGATTTCAAGTGTTTTGCCACAACTGTGCTCTAGCAAGTACCATATAGTGGGGGATGCTGCATATCCTTTCCGGGAGTACCTGATGACACCAATTCGAGACTATGGGAATCTTGACAGCATCAAAAAAACCTTCAATGCAAGACTCTCCGGGACAAGGGTGCTTATTGAAAATACTTTTGGCGATTTAAAAAATCGTTTCAGACAACTGCACAGGTTGGATATGTGGACAGTGGATAACATGTCCAAGTTTATCATTTCATGCTGTGTGCTTCACAACCTCTGCATTGATTGTGGAGATTTGCCAGAGAACCTGTCACGAGACCTGTCACTTACCTCACAAACAACAAATGTAGACTCAAGCTCTTCTGCAGTTCAAGTAAGCAGCAGTAGTGTAGCCCAACAGGATAGCCTATTACGTGGCTTGGCTAGCATCAAGAGAGATCACTTGATGATAAAAATGGGGTTGCAGAACCAGCAGCCAtga